The proteins below are encoded in one region of Apium graveolens cultivar Ventura chromosome 4, ASM990537v1, whole genome shotgun sequence:
- the LOC141719334 gene encoding cysteine proteinase COT44-like, with protein sequence MSIPTKTTILLILVFATFSHAAKISMIEIKDDDNNNNIMQKPKWRSEKEVKDIFDWWLKKHGKTYNTNGLELEKERRFEIFKDNLKFIDEHNSGNHSYRVGLNKFADLSNDEYRSIYLGTRTDAKRRFVKYQTGAISNRYAVRNGEDRMLPESVDWRNRGAVTPIKDQGSCGSCWAFSTVAAVEGINKIVTGELISLSEQELVDCDKSYNLGCNGGLMDYAFEFIISNGGMDTEDDYPYRGVDLKCDPARKNSKVVSIDGYEDVPANDEKALKMAVAHQPVSVAIEAGGRGLQLYSSGIFSGMCGTALDHGVVVVGYGREDGKDYWLVRNSWGTSWGENGYFKMERNVAYTSTGKCGIAMQPSYPTKTAQNNTKSNRAQARQEQLISRNKTLFVIAK encoded by the exons ATGTCTATACCAACAAAAACCACCATTCTTTTGATCTTGGTGTTTGCAACTTTTTCCCATGCAGCTAAAATTTCGATGATCGAGATCAAAGATGATGATAACAACAATAATATTATGCAAAAGCCAAAATGGAGGAGTGAGAAGGAGGTTAAGGATATATTCGATTGGTGGCTGAAAAAGCACGGCAAAACATATAATACTAATGGGCTAGAATTAGAAAAAGAGAGGAGATTCGAGatttttaaagataatttaaagtTTATTGATGAACACAACTCTGGTAATCATAGTTATAGGGTGGGTTTGAACAAGTTTGCTGATTTGAGTAATGACGAGTATAGGTCCATTTATTTGGGCACCAGGACGGATGCTAAACGTAGGTTTGTGAAGTATCAGACTGGCGCCATTAGCAACCGGTATGCTGTCAGGAATGGCGAGGATCGCATGTTGCCTGAATCAGTGGATTGGAGGAATAGGGGTGCTGTTACTCCTATCAAAGATCAAGGAAGCTGTG GGAGTTGCTGGGCATTTTCGACGGTGGCAGCAGTGGAAGGGATTAACAAAATAGTGACAGGGGAGCTTATTTCATTGTCTGAGCAAGAATTAGTGGATTGTGACAAATCCTATAACCTTGGCTGCAATGGGGGTCTAATGGACTATGCTTTTGAGTTCATCATTTCTAATGGTGGCATGGACACTGAAGATGACTACCCCTACCGTGGCGTCGATTTGAAGTGTGATCCTGCCCGG AAAAATTCAAAGGTTGTTAGTATAGATGGATATGAAGATGTTCCGGCCAATGATGAGAAGGCGTTGAAGATGGCCGTGGCACATCAACCTGTTAGCGTTGCTATTGAAGCCGGGGGCAGGGGACTACAACTCTACTCCTCT GGAATATTCAGCGGAATGTGTGGTACTGCATTAGATCACGGAGTAGTCGTGGTTGGTTATGGCAGAGAAGATGGAAAAGATTACTGGCTTGTAAGGAACTCCTGGGGTACCAGTTGGGGCGAAAACGGATACTTCAAAATGGAGCGTAACGTGGCTTATACATCCACTGGAAAGTGTGGTATTGCAATGCAGCCTTCTTACCCAACCAAGACGGCCCAAAACAACACTAAATCTAACAGGGCTCAAGCAAGACAAGAACAACTCATAAGCAGAAATAAGACTCTATTTGTGATTGCAAAATAA